Proteins encoded in a region of the Anopheles aquasalis chromosome 2, idAnoAquaMG_Q_19, whole genome shotgun sequence genome:
- the LOC126572433 gene encoding insulin-like growth factor-binding protein complex acid labile subunit, with protein sequence MNSSISFGASLLVLVLVTLLALTTPTDARKCPKDCHCDLDQKGRYRAICSKVEWIAPPTTEFDQELEVLIINNARHPLVVGPTFQFFTKLEVLRVVDSNVPSIGDRSFWGLVRLKTIDLSRNNITQLSMENFRGQDNLIELDLSRNRLERVASGTFVHLKELKTLHMIDSSINELNTRLFLHLAKLKYLDLSMNSIEDLAPEVFKDVQDLKVFKVRGCRLSNVNPQIYNILSHLTELDLGQNQFKFLDKEEFKDLRHLRKLRLDGNQLSVIVDELFLHQKGLTFLDISRNRLAKIADRAFENLVNLTFLDVSYNKLSHIEPVCLRPLRNLQTLNISGNLALDLTEMEDTIQTVKDISSLVVADLGSLPLNLFTPFKRLTALNLSGNHIDNITIQIIEPLAQLEFLDLSRNQLNGIPERYAAQLSRIADVKLEGNPLICDWCHMGPLIMKAKKLPEGLPWQEVPRCFLPERLREVRIDGLDQDGVEDCMEVIVDEDHDAASTSHNFLEQAGSVSILAFFGLIVLILLTTIVVSTALCLSRHRARYYTHEDKRDAILEKHTETPVLTSGSEINFKFPYNERVCTIDEMCLPAPPPPPGKLAPAVIERFD encoded by the exons atgAATAGCAGCATATCCTTCGGTGcgtcgttgctggtgctcgtgCTGGTGACACTGCTCGCACTGACCACGCCAACCGACGCCAGGAAGTGTCCCAAGGACTGCCACTGTGATCTTGATCAAAAGGGACGATACAGGGCCATCTGCAGCAAAG TGGAATGGATAgcaccaccgacgacagaGTTCGATCAGGAGCTGGAGgtgctcatcatcaacaacgcgCGCCATCCGCTGGTCGTCGGACCGACGTTCCAGTTCTTCACCAAGCTCGAGGTGCTGCGAGTCGTCGATTCCAATGTGCCCTCGATCGGTGATCGCTCGTTCTGGGGTTTGGTGCGGCTGAAAACGATCGATCTGTCACGCAACAACATCACCCAGCTTTCGATGGAGAATTTCCGCGGCCAGGACAATCTCATCGAGCTCGATCTGTCGCGCAATCGGTTGGAGCGAGTGGCGAGCGGTACATTTGTCCATTTGAAG GAATTGAAAACACTGCACATGATAGACAGCTCGATCAACGAGCTCAACACGCGACTCTTCCTGCATCTGGCAAAGCTGAAGTACCTCGATCTCAGCATGAACTCCATCGAGGATCTGGCACCCGAAGTGTTCAAAGATGTACAG GATTTAAAGGTGTTTAAAGTGCGTGGATGCCGACTGTCCAACGTGAACCCGCAGATCTACAACATCCTTTCCCACCTAACCGAGCTGGATCTGGGCCAGAATCAG TTCAAATTCCTAGATAAGGAAGAATTCAAGGACCTTCGCCATCTGCGGAAGCTGCGCCTCGACGGCAACCAGCTGTCGGTGATCGTGGACGAGCTGTTCCTCCACCAGAAGGGTCTAACCTTCCTCG ACATCTCTCGGAACCGGCTGGCCAAGATAGCGGACCGAGCGTTCGAGAATCTCGTCAACCTGACCTTTCTCGACGTCTCCTACAACAAACTGTCCCACATCGAGCCGGTGTGCTTGCGGCCCTTGCGCAACCTGCAGACGCTCAACATCAGCGGCAATCTGGCGCTCGATTTGACCGAGATGGAGGACACGATACAG ACCGTAAAGGACATTTCCTCGCTCGTCGTTGCCGACCTCGGTTCGCTTCCGCTGAACCTGTTCACCCCGTTCAAGCGGCTAACCGCACTGAATCTGTCCGGGAATCACATCGATAACATCACCATACAAATCATCGAACCATTGGCCCAGCTGGAG TTTCTCGATCTATCCCGGAATCAGCTGAACGGGATCCCGGAACGGTACGCCGCCCAGTTGTCGCGCATCGCGGACGTCAAGCTGGAGGGCAACCCACTGATCTGCGACTGGTGCCACATGGGACCGCTCATCATGAAGGCTAAAAAG CTTCCGGAGGGATTACCCTGGCAGGAGGTGCCTCGATGCTTTCTACCGGAGCGTTTGCGTGAGGTGCGGATCGATGGGCTCGACCAAGATGGCGTCGAGGATTGTATGGAGGTGATCGTGGACGAGGATCACGATGCGGCCAGCACGTCACACAACTTCCTCGAGCAAG CAGGTAGTGTGAGTATACTGGCGTTCTTTGGATTGATCGTCCTAATCCTGCTGACCACCATCGTCGTATCGACGGCGCTCTGCCTCTCGAGGCACCGGGCACGGTACTACACCCACGAAGACAAACGAG ATGCCATCCTGGAGAAGCACACGGAAACGCCGGTGTTGACGTCCGGGAGTGAGATCAACTTTAAGTTCCCGTACAACGAGCGTGTCTGCACGATCGACGAGATGTGCctgccggcaccaccgccaccacccggcAAGCTGGCCCCTGCCGTCATCGAGCGATTCGATTAA